A single genomic interval of Persephonella atlantica harbors:
- the corA gene encoding magnesium/cobalt transporter CorA, translating to MIRLFVRKQHTIKIETIEDLSVKWENPQDVLWIDIISPTDEELKWVSEQFEVEFPSRQETQEIEISSRYFEDEEGITINAYFLITEKETPYNETVTFILKKHHLITVRYKELKTFKELVKKLMLNPSAYEDGYYIMAGILEIRIDTDADTLEFITREISKLGKIVFTGIDITEEILESISFYEEMNMTIRENLIDKQRILSSLLKSYKVPKEVREELRIMIKDVNSLIEYTTFNFERLDYLQNTFLGLLNIQQNQVIKIFTIMSVIFLPPTLIASIYGMNFHFMPELDWKYGYPFAILLMIISALIPLIVFKKKGWL from the coding sequence ATGATTAGATTATTTGTCAGGAAACAGCATACAATAAAGATTGAAACAATAGAAGACCTGTCTGTAAAATGGGAAAATCCTCAGGATGTTCTGTGGATAGATATCATATCTCCAACAGATGAAGAACTTAAGTGGGTGTCTGAGCAGTTTGAGGTTGAGTTTCCATCAAGGCAGGAGACACAGGAGATAGAAATCAGCTCCAGATACTTTGAAGACGAAGAAGGAATAACAATAAACGCATACTTTCTTATCACAGAAAAGGAAACTCCATATAACGAAACTGTTACCTTCATACTGAAGAAACACCATCTAATAACTGTCAGATACAAAGAGCTGAAAACATTTAAAGAACTGGTAAAAAAACTTATGCTTAATCCCAGCGCCTATGAAGATGGTTACTACATAATGGCAGGAATACTTGAGATAAGAATAGATACCGATGCTGACACTCTTGAGTTTATAACAAGGGAAATCTCAAAGTTAGGCAAGATTGTTTTTACAGGTATAGATATCACAGAAGAGATATTAGAGTCCATATCCTTTTATGAAGAGATGAATATGACCATAAGGGAAAACCTTATTGATAAACAGAGAATTCTATCTTCTCTTCTCAAATCTTACAAAGTTCCAAAAGAAGTAAGAGAAGAGCTAAGGATAATGATAAAGGACGTCAACTCACTGATTGAGTACACCACATTTAATTTTGAAAGGCTAGACTATCTCCAGAACACATTCTTGGGTCTGCTGAACATTCAGCAGAATCAGGTTATAAAGATATTTACCATAATGTCTGTTATATTCCTGCCTCCAACACTGATAGCAAGCATATACGGTATGAACTTCCATTTTATGCCGGAACTTGACTGGAAGTATGGTTATCCTTTTGCAATACTGCTTATGATAATATCTGCTCTGATACCACTTATAGTGTTCAAGAAAAAAGGGTGGCTTTAA
- the flgK gene encoding flagellar hook-associated protein FlgK: MSLFFGLSLAGQSLLTHKRAMDNVNKNIANLYSEGYSRRVNHISDMVASSVYLQRIERVFDQSLFSRYINTNNQKTGYENYQDILQQIESLYNDIMGSGLSETLNDFFNSFNDVAVNPDDLAARQTVLSKATALVGRIRNDYQSLQDIKEKTGLSIKDNIQKLNNLTEQLAYVNKNIKFYFNDEVRLNEFLDERDRLLKEISSLIDTKIRINEDNTVDVFTSKGFELVLYDRNTRLTYDTDNNGNPVVRLRGINITDILNKGKIGGYLQGIKKVNEALNQLNDFTTVLALTVNKQHSSGYDLYGNTGINFFGIDPSSSLTELNASNIVVNISDPKLIAAASDPAYTNSDNTNIKKLINLKDDITGVLTATEEADLLADGLINLGGIDYRLSSTNNYNLIKEKSFHEFYSSQMVAPVSSELSKIKTLTEDSSFMLDAIDQKLKEVSSVNIDEELINLTKLQRAYEASAKIINVTDELLQTVLNLVK, translated from the coding sequence ATGTCTCTGTTTTTTGGACTTTCCCTTGCCGGACAGTCTCTTTTAACTCACAAAAGGGCTATGGACAACGTAAACAAGAATATAGCCAATCTATACTCTGAAGGTTATTCCCGCCGTGTTAATCACATATCAGATATGGTAGCAAGCAGTGTTTACCTGCAGAGAATAGAAAGAGTATTTGACCAGTCACTGTTTAGCAGATACATAAACACTAACAATCAGAAAACTGGTTACGAAAATTATCAGGACATCCTCCAGCAGATAGAGTCCCTTTATAACGACATTATGGGTTCAGGTCTGTCTGAAACGCTAAATGATTTCTTTAACTCATTTAACGATGTTGCAGTAAACCCTGATGACCTGGCAGCAAGGCAGACAGTACTGTCCAAAGCAACTGCTTTAGTAGGAAGAATAAGAAATGATTACCAATCTCTGCAGGATATAAAGGAAAAAACAGGGCTTTCAATAAAGGACAACATCCAGAAGCTAAACAACCTCACAGAGCAGTTAGCTTACGTAAATAAAAACATAAAGTTTTACTTCAATGACGAAGTCCGGTTGAACGAATTTTTAGACGAAAGGGATAGACTCCTTAAAGAAATATCATCACTTATAGACACAAAAATCAGAATAAACGAGGACAACACAGTTGACGTTTTCACTTCAAAAGGATTTGAGCTTGTTCTGTATGACAGAAACACCAGGCTAACATACGATACAGACAACAACGGAAATCCTGTTGTAAGGCTGAGAGGTATAAACATAACAGACATCCTGAACAAAGGTAAAATCGGCGGATACCTGCAGGGAATAAAAAAGGTAAACGAAGCATTAAACCAGCTTAATGACTTTACAACAGTTCTTGCTCTGACTGTGAATAAACAGCACAGCTCAGGATACGACCTTTACGGAAATACAGGGATAAACTTTTTTGGAATAGACCCCTCAAGCTCCCTGACAGAGCTGAATGCTTCAAACATTGTCGTTAACATATCAGACCCAAAACTGATAGCAGCTGCCTCAGACCCTGCATACACAAATTCAGATAACACAAACATCAAAAAACTGATAAACCTGAAAGATGACATAACAGGTGTACTGACAGCCACAGAAGAAGCAGATTTGCTGGCTGATGGTCTGATTAATTTAGGTGGTATAGATTACCGTTTGAGCAGTACCAATAATTACAATCTGATAAAGGAAAAGTCGTTCCACGAGTTTTACAGCTCGCAGATGGTTGCTCCTGTATCCTCTGAACTGTCAAAGATAAAAACTCTCACAGAAGACTCTTCTTTTATGTTGGATGCAATAGACCAGAAGTTAAAAGAAGTCTCATCAGTCAATATTGATGAAGAGCTTATAAATTTGACAAAACTACAGAGGGCTTACGAAGCATCAGCAAAGATAATAAACGTAACAGATGAGCTTCTCCAGACTGTCTTAAACCTTGTTAAGTGA